One window from the genome of Palaemon carinicauda isolate YSFRI2023 unplaced genomic scaffold, ASM3689809v2 scaffold1170, whole genome shotgun sequence encodes:
- the LOC137635355 gene encoding uncharacterized protein, producing MIYLRKSYKVLRETLNMDRSLYEEILKPLLVEDPTPAINWMKQQKLLRSELKCPHCSILMKWTKRSSIQDKYVWKCQVKECSKYKHYESIRKDSFFYRSKLSLQKWIEGIFYWCQELSVLQTVQLLNVSKVTVIDMFSFFREICLKHFERNPIKLGGPGTTVQIDESCFSHKPKHHRGRSPQNPLWVFGIVDPTSSPSLGYMEIVDSRNAETLLPIIRKVVMPGTIIHSDQWKAYRNIERDLGYTHHTVNHSVNFVDRTTGVHTQAVESYWNKHKIRIKRMIGCKREFLNSYLHEFMWSERNKNDKFHRFCETIARQYYFN from the coding sequence ATGATATACCTCAGAAAGTCGTATAAAGTCTTGAGAGAAACCCTTAACATGGACCGTTCTCTGTATGAAGAAATTCTTAAGCCACTGTTGGTTGAGGACCCGACTCCTGCAATTAACTGGATGAAGCAGCAGAAACTTTTGAGATCTGAACTAAAATGCCCTCATTGTAGCATTTTAATGAAGTGGACAAAACGTTCTTCAATACAAGACAAATATGTCTGGAAGTGCCAAGTTAAGGAATGCAGTAAATATAAGCACTACGAATCAATTCGCAAAGATTCGTTTTTTTATCGCTCAAAGCTTTCTTTACAAAAGTGGATTGAAGGAATCTTCTACTGGTGTCAGGAACTGAGTGTTTTGCAGACCGTACAGTTATTGAATGTTTCAAAAGTGACAGTTATTGACATGTTCAGCTTTTTTCGTGAAATTTGCTTGAAACATTTTGAAAGGAACCCTATCAAGCTTGGTGGACCAGGCACAACGGTACAAATTGATGAATCTTGTTTTAGCCATAAACCAAAGCACCATAGAGGACGTTCTCCCCAGAATCCACTATGGGTATTTGGAATAGTAGATCCTACTTCATCACCATCCCTGGGTTATATGGAGATTGTTGATTCGCGCAATGCCGAAACACTGTTGCCGATAATTAGGAAAGTAGTTATGCCTGGAACAATTATTCACAGTGATCAATGGAAAGCATACAGGAACATTGAAAGGGACCTTGGATATACGCATCATACAGTTAACCACTCCGTGAATTTTGTTGACAGGACTACAGGCGTTCATACACAAGCAGTAGAGAGCTACTGgaacaaacacaaaataagaataaaacggaTGATAGGATGTAAACGAGAATTTTTGAACTCTTATTTGCATGAATTCATGTGGAGCGAACGTAACAAGAACgacaagtttcatagattttgtgaaactatagcaagacagtattattttaattaa